The following coding sequences are from one Streptomyces sp. NBC_01232 window:
- a CDS encoding alpha/beta hydrolase — translation MAAPTVVSWEQVSVPSASGPLPARAYRPGTGSPQGWLVWAHGGSWRAGSAQDWHGATAELAQTSGFGVVSVDYRLAPDVRHPAMVEDVLSALAWAGEQDRPGGAPPVLAVGGDSAGGTLAASAALVCRDRGIPLAAQVLAYPPLDPGCAAASYHRFPDLFPTASYLMAAWQDYRQPGRPVAADGTRLHSTPFEAADLRGLAPAVLATGDLDPVGDDVHHYGRLLRAAGVEVTLREFRQTGHGAFLQPGRGPGGHHPAASLRGWLGRALHPFLPHSPNWS, via the coding sequence ATGGCCGCACCCACCGTCGTCAGCTGGGAGCAGGTGTCCGTCCCCTCCGCGTCCGGCCCTCTTCCCGCCCGGGCCTACCGGCCGGGCACCGGGTCACCGCAGGGCTGGCTGGTGTGGGCCCACGGAGGCAGCTGGCGCGCCGGATCCGCCCAGGACTGGCACGGCGCCACGGCCGAACTCGCCCAGACGTCCGGCTTCGGCGTCGTGAGCGTGGACTACCGCCTGGCTCCCGACGTACGCCACCCGGCCATGGTCGAGGACGTCCTGTCCGCCCTGGCCTGGGCCGGGGAGCAGGACCGGCCGGGCGGTGCCCCGCCCGTCCTGGCCGTCGGCGGGGACAGCGCCGGCGGCACCCTCGCCGCCTCCGCCGCGCTCGTCTGCCGCGACCGCGGGATCCCGCTGGCCGCACAGGTACTGGCGTACCCGCCGCTCGACCCCGGGTGCGCGGCGGCCTCGTACCACCGCTTCCCCGACCTCTTCCCCACGGCCTCCTACCTGATGGCGGCCTGGCAGGACTACCGGCAGCCGGGCCGCCCGGTGGCCGCGGACGGCACACGCCTGCACAGCACCCCCTTCGAGGCCGCCGACCTGCGCGGACTCGCACCGGCCGTCCTCGCCACCGGCGACCTCGATCCCGTCGGCGACGACGTGCACCACTACGGGCGGCTCCTGCGGGCCGCCGGGGTGGAGGTCACCCTGCGGGAATTCCGGCAGACGGGACACGGGGCGTTCCTGCAACCCGGCCGCGGCCCCGGCGGGCACCACCCGGCCGCGTCGCTGCGCGGCTGGCTGGGACGGGCCCTGCACCCCTTCCTCCCTCACTCACCGAACTGGAGCTGA